The Daucus carota subsp. sativus chromosome 7, DH1 v3.0, whole genome shotgun sequence genome window below encodes:
- the LOC108195436 gene encoding uncharacterized protein LOC108195436 — translation MVTMRNVSKETPAADQNLDHQKNQKMSEYEKCREARIKENLERMKQLGILDLSLKLKTASKPARNASLFAQKTPRRVSPMRSVGPVRRSSRLRNVTPGSYSEFALSKKGSFETEEELLGEGLAPEAYTEEQKKLLGCTNMSWTRCVDGYGKDGKRVYDPIEGRSCHQCRQKTLGYRTECSQCCRVQGQFCGDCLYMRYGENVLEALENPEWVCPVCRGICNCSLCRNAKGLPPTGFLYRKISKMGFKSVAHYLLQTEGQTTNLEEGTKVPLSAKRSLAFLKPEASSMLMESVDSNDGLKESVEVKCEKDKTDEDHKDEGLDGRVNILRKRGLRLSCPIL, via the exons ATGGTAACAATGAGAAACGTCAGCAAAGAAACACCAGCAGCAGATCAAAACCTAGATCATCAGAAGAATCAGAAGATGAGCGAGTACGAAAAATGCAGGGAAGCAAGAATTAAAGAGAATTTAGAAAGAATGAAACAGCTTGGAATTCTTGATCTCTCTCTTAAGCTCAAAACTGCTAGCAAGCCCGCCAGGaatgcttcattatttgctcaAAAAACCCCTCGCCGTGTATCCCCAATGCGCAGTGTGGGTCCTGTCCGTCGCTCTTCTAG GTTACGTAATGTGACCCCAGGCAGCTACTCTGAATTTGCTTTATCGAAGAAAGGTTCATTTGAGACAGAGGAGGAGCTACTGGGAGAGGGCCTTGCACCAGAGGCATACACAGAAGAACAGAAAAAACTGTTAGGTTGCACAAACATGAGTTGGACCCGTTGCGTGGATGGCTATGGCAAGGATGGAAAAAGGGTTTATGATCCAATTGAGGGAAGGAGTTGTCACCAATGCAG GCAGAAAACTCTTGGGTACCGCACTGAATGTAGCCAGTGCTGTAGAGTTCAAGGACAGTTTTGTGGAGATTGTTTATACATGAG ATACGGAGAGAACGTACTTGAGGCATTGGAGAATCCAGAATGGGTTTGTCCCGTTTGTCGTGGAATTTGCAACTGCAGTTTATGCAGGAATGCAAAAGGGTTGCCTCCCACTGGGTTTTTGTACAGGAAG ATCTCAAAAATGGGCTTCAAGTCAGTTGCACATTATCTTCTTCAGACAGAAGGCCAAACAACCAATTTAGAGGAGGGTACCAAAGTTCCCCTTTCTGCAAAAAGATCACTGGCCTTTTTGAAACCGGAAGCATCATCCATGCTGATGGAATCGGTTGATTCCAATGATGGCCTCAAAGAATCTGTAGAAGTGAAGTGTGAAAAGGATAAGACTGATGAGGATCACAAAGATGAGGGACTTGATGGCAGAGTAAATATATTGAGGAAAAGAGGATTAAGGCTAAGTTGCCCTATCCTGTAA